A window from Rhodothermales bacterium encodes these proteins:
- a CDS encoding PA14 domain-containing protein → MPIRFYAACLLVFLLTPVGTRAQDLAFRVAPYLQFSTKTSMAILWETEEPATTRVEYGESRLGDKAPNLSMHVDLPGTRAMHEVVLEGLKPETKYFWRVVSQMGDGRELASEPSTFRTAVNDSSAYAFVLFGDTQDNPEVWGRIAQLGWQERPNFGLIAGDLVQRGGDIQNWLEEFFAPANTLMRRVPLYPAIGNHEDDHPNYYKYIYAPPPEYYYTFRYGNAQFFMVDTNRDVSEGSEQYEWLERELAMSDAMWKIVVHHHPPYSSEENDHGDTATGSSTYGTHARNLVPLYELYGVDFCLFGHVHMYERTWPILDGRVNQKNGVIYINSGGGGGGLEDFAPTRSWFSAKVKSVHHFGYFVVHDKTIFFQAIDEEGRLFDSFQLEKSPERLARVMMPPPPRFEGSDAIFLDETRVALAGAFEDLTIRYTTDGSEPSTQSARYAGPIALRASTTLKAAAFTADGVRSRVVSRSIEKVDLMEPVRPAKTHAGLAYAYYEGAWETLPDFSPLTPAAAGEVATFSIDGLSQGKREYALVFEGLIEAPRDGVYTFATTSDDGSKLYIHGREVVDNDGWHGERTREGQVALQAGLHPIRVEYFNRSGGGMLKVEWSGPWVFSEPIPKTAVFR, encoded by the coding sequence ATGCCCATTCGTTTTTACGCCGCCTGCCTCCTCGTTTTCCTGCTGACGCCGGTCGGCACGCGCGCGCAGGACCTCGCCTTTCGCGTAGCGCCCTATCTCCAGTTTTCCACCAAAACATCGATGGCCATCCTCTGGGAAACCGAGGAGCCGGCCACCACGCGCGTGGAGTACGGCGAGAGCCGCCTCGGGGACAAAGCGCCCAATCTTTCGATGCATGTCGACCTGCCGGGTACGCGGGCGATGCACGAGGTCGTGCTCGAAGGCCTGAAGCCGGAAACGAAATACTTCTGGCGGGTCGTCTCGCAGATGGGGGATGGACGCGAGCTGGCCAGCGAGCCGTCGACGTTCCGCACGGCCGTGAACGATTCGTCGGCCTACGCCTTCGTGCTCTTCGGCGACACGCAGGACAACCCGGAGGTCTGGGGGCGCATCGCGCAGCTCGGCTGGCAGGAGCGCCCCAACTTCGGGCTGATCGCCGGCGACCTCGTCCAGCGCGGCGGCGACATCCAGAACTGGCTCGAGGAGTTCTTCGCGCCGGCGAACACGCTCATGCGCCGCGTGCCGCTTTACCCGGCGATCGGGAACCACGAAGACGACCATCCGAACTACTACAAATACATCTACGCCCCGCCGCCGGAGTATTACTACACGTTCCGGTATGGCAACGCGCAGTTTTTTATGGTGGATACGAACCGGGACGTGAGCGAGGGCTCCGAGCAGTATGAGTGGCTCGAGCGCGAACTCGCGATGTCGGACGCGATGTGGAAAATCGTGGTGCACCACCATCCGCCGTATTCCTCCGAGGAAAACGATCACGGCGACACGGCCACCGGATCCTCGACCTACGGCACGCACGCGCGCAACCTGGTGCCGCTCTACGAACTCTACGGCGTCGATTTCTGCCTTTTCGGACACGTCCACATGTACGAGCGCACCTGGCCCATTCTGGATGGCCGGGTCAATCAGAAAAACGGCGTGATCTACATCAACTCGGGCGGGGGCGGGGGCGGGCTGGAAGATTTTGCTCCGACGCGCTCCTGGTTCTCGGCGAAAGTGAAAAGCGTGCACCACTTTGGCTATTTCGTCGTGCACGACAAGACGATCTTCTTCCAGGCCATCGACGAGGAGGGCCGCCTGTTCGATTCCTTCCAGCTCGAAAAAAGCCCCGAGCGTCTGGCCCGGGTGATGATGCCGCCGCCGCCGCGGTTCGAGGGCTCGGATGCGATTTTCCTCGACGAGACGCGTGTCGCGCTAGCCGGTGCGTTTGAAGACCTGACCATCCGCTATACGACAGACGGATCGGAACCCTCGACGCAATCCGCCCGCTATGCCGGCCCCATCGCATTGCGCGCCAGCACGACCCTGAAGGCCGCCGCCTTCACGGCGGACGGCGTGCGCAGCCGCGTGGTGTCCCGTTCGATCGAGAAGGTGGATCTGATGGAGCCGGTCCGGCCGGCCAAGACGCACGCCGGCCTCGCGTACGCCTATTATGAGGGCGCCTGGGAAACACTGCCCGATTTTTCGCCGCTCACGCCGGCAGCAGCCGGCGAGGTCGCGACGTTTTCTATCGACGGGTTATCGCAGGGCAAACGGGAATACGCGCTGGTATTCGAGGGTCTGATCGAGGCGCCGCGCGACGGCGTCTACACGTTTGCCACGACGAGCGACGACGGATCCAAGCTCTATATCCACGGCAGGGAGGTGGTTGACAACGACGGCTGGCATGGCGAACGCACCCGCGAGGGGCAGGTCGCGCTCCAGGCCGGCCTCCACCCGATTCGCGTCGAATATTTCAATCGCAGCGGGGGCGGGATGCTGAAGGTCGAATGGTCGGGGCCGTGGGTGTTCTCGGAGCCCATCCCGAAGACAGCGGTGTTTCGTTAG